The region CCAATACATGTGTCATGATGAGAGGTCAGTGTAACCGGTATGTGTTTAACTCAAACCTCTAGGAAATACATTGCCTCAGCATAAGGGAAAATAATCCTTCCTCTTACTAGCAAATGAAAAGAAGTTGAATCTAATTAccacctagattctatatatggcactttgagTTGTCCGTGCAAATTTGGATGCGTGTCCAAATTgcctgcacaacttaattgactaataagccaatcagcaccgataattaggCAATAACAATTAccgtgctaattggcaataacttgAATTTATGCAAGCATCCTTTTCTGTGTATTCTAAAAAGACGTGCGAGTAAATTCTAGTGCACAGATCTGGAAAGgggggcgtgaccatgggaggggcacgggcgGGTTGGGGGGCATTGTTATAGTCGCACCTAATTTATGTGTGgggaatttataccaggttttcattggtgtaaatggtcacacccagtggcgtagctacgtggggcctgggcccccgtagatttggccctggccccctgctgacgatccccttgaaccccctcctgccaccaaccctcccccgccatcgctgcccgccccgccgccgcatcagataccttgtttgctgcagccgaagagtcttcttcagttcagcgccagagtagcgcctttgttcaacgaagttcctgctgtgatcagctggttctgatgccttacatcctgcattgtgcaggacataaggcatcagaaccagctgatcacagcaggaactttgttgaatgaaggcgctactccggctcTGAACTGCAGAAGACTCTCttcagctgcagcaaacgagatatctgaggtatctgatgcggcggcggggcgggcggcgatggtgggggagggttggtggtgggaggggggttcaagggggtcaTCGGCAGGCGGGTCCAATGCGGCGGCGGCAGCTGGGGGGCAGGGGCGGCTAAAcaatgccccccacctcgggctctgcccccacccccctcccagcgaggtctggctacccccctggtcacacctaaatgtagtcgaGGCTCctggtgctaagcgctattctataaactgcacctaactggaagcgtcacttatagaatagcgctaagaactatttttttcagcgccatttttagaatctagtccttagcatCCATTTTTTAGGGTATCTGTGCAACCACCAGGCTGTGTGCATGCACTAACTAGTCTTGCTGAGAGCGGTCATCAACTATCCCTACTGGTAGTAGTGTTGTGAGCAGAAAAACACAGGCCTGCAGAGCTCTTGGTTCTAGTCTCCTATCCTTCTCTCATTATATCATGTTAAGCAGTAATGTAACCTTCCTGCTTGTAAATTACACTGCACAGCACCTTGTGCACCAACAAGAACTACCCAATAATCAGTGTTGATGCCCTATTTAACTGTTGCAAAATTCCTGCCATGCTCTGTACATTCACAGTGAAGATGTTAGGACAGTTTGTGGTAATCACATGTATGGATTTCACAACTCCCAAAGTTTGGCGTGATAGTCTATAAAACCTGATCAACATAAACCTGTGCCATGTTTTGTGATGGTTCGGTTAAAAGTGTGCCTTATATATGCCTTCTTCAATACAAAGTTCTTAAATGTTGATCTTTATATAATTGTCTTTTCTTCTCAACAACCAGAACAAATCCACTGGTACAGTGTTGCAGTacatcactttttttttcagtcgATCCATGTAGCCAGAAGTACCTGGAAATTGACTTCTATCCATTGTGAAATCACATATCTATATTGTCCATTCCACAGTGGAACATGCACATTTGCTGTAAGAAAAAGATTTTTCGTGGCATGAAGCAAAATGATTCATGCAATAAGTAAATGCTCAGAGTTAAGTGTTTTCCCTTTATAATTTAAGTGCATGGAGCATTGTCTTAGTTCCTATTCGTCCTCTGAGGAAACCACTCAGTTCTTCATTTGCAAAAACTTCCATTCTGAAATGAAGATTCATTCTTTTCACTAATAGACGGAGGAACAACAGTCTGGGGCAAGCCACTTATCTGTTTTGGTGAGTTGCCGCTGCTGGACTTGCTCCTGCTGTGATCTGGAGTCGGTTGAATGGGCAGAGACCTGGCCACGTTGGTCTTTATTAAGCAGCCACAAATCAGGCGAAAGAAAGCCCGTCGCATTTCCTTGCTGGCCAAAGTGTAGATAATAGGATTCATAGCAGAATTAAGAACAGCCAAAGCAATAAACCAATGGGCCTTATACAGAACAGCACAGGTTTTAACTTTGCAGGCTACATCTATTAACAGAAGGATAAAGAGAGGAGACCAGCAGGCAATGAAAACACCCACCACAATCACAACTGTCCTCAGCAGAGCCATGGACCTCTCTGAATTTCTATGGTTGGTAACTCTACGACTACTAGACTTTACTAAGATGTAAATACGTGCATAAAGGATAACAATTGCCAGCAGAATTAACATGAAGACGCTGATGCAAAATGCAACGTAACGCTTGGAATACAGTGGCAAAATCGTGGAGCAGTCTGTCAGCTTGCTGATGCAGTTCCATCCCAGGATCGGTAAGGCGCCCAGGGTAAAGGAAATAAGCCAACAAGTTCCGATGAGGAGAAACACCCTATACTTCTTGTTCGCATCGTAAGGCCTCATTTTAATCATGGTCAGGTGCCGTTCAATGGCTATAGCCAGTAAACTAAAAGTAGAAGCCCCGAG is a window of Microcaecilia unicolor chromosome 2, aMicUni1.1, whole genome shotgun sequence DNA encoding:
- the S1PR3 gene encoding sphingosine 1-phosphate receptor 3; translated protein: MAVATASAAKQTGQVHERNYIIEEHYNYTGKYNQRDRATDRMDVTNIVFLIICSFIVLENLMVLIAIWKNNRFHNRMYFFIANLALCDLLAGIAYKVNILMSGKRTLSLSLTVWFVREGSMFVALGASTFSLLAIAIERHLTMIKMRPYDANKKYRVFLLIGTCWLISFTLGALPILGWNCISKLTDCSTILPLYSKRYVAFCISVFMLILLAIVILYARIYILVKSSSRRVTNHRNSERSMALLRTVVIVVGVFIACWSPLFILLLIDVACKVKTCAVLYKAHWFIALAVLNSAMNPIIYTLASKEMRRAFFRLICGCLIKTNVARSLPIQPTPDHSRSKSSSGNSPKQISGLPQTVVPPSISEKNESSFQNGSFCK